One Prosthecobacter sp. SYSU 5D2 genomic window carries:
- a CDS encoding type II toxin-antitoxin system HicA family toxin yields the protein MKLSDLEKHLRQHGCILYRQGGNHSIWFNPANRKLTSVPRHREVKENTARAICKQLEIPQP from the coding sequence ATGAAGCTGAGTGATCTCGAAAAGCATTTGCGCCAGCATGGATGCATTCTCTACCGGCAAGGAGGAAACCATTCCATCTGGTTCAACCCGGCCAACCGAAAACTGACCAGCGTACCCCGTCATCGGGAAGTGAAAGAGAATACGGCACGAGCCATTTGCAAGCAGTTGGAGATCCCCCAGCCTTGA